One part of the Humulus lupulus chromosome 9, drHumLupu1.1, whole genome shotgun sequence genome encodes these proteins:
- the LOC133800982 gene encoding cationic amino acid transporter 1-like gives MGVEAVEEGSSGVIRRRGCSCSKDDFLPEESFQSWGNYVKALKETPYRLTDRILTRSMDSTELVEMKARSQHEMKKTLNWWDLMWFGMGAVIGAGIFVLTGLEAKEDAGPAVLLSYVVSGVSALLSVFCYTEFAVEIPVAGGSFAYLRVELGDFVAFIAAGNILLEYIIGNAAVARSWTSYFATLCNYEANDFRIKAHGLTEEYSHLDPIAVGVLAIVCVIAVLSTKASSRLNYVASIVHIIVILFIIIAGLANANTANYTPFAPYRPRGIFKASAVLFFAYVGFDAVSTMAEETKNPGRDIPIGLVGSMVVTTVLYCLLAMTLCLMQPYTQIDKDAPFSVAFEAVGMGWAKYVVAAGALKGMTSVLLVGAVGQARYLTHIARTHMMPPWLAQVNERTGTPVNATIVMLAATAVFALFSDLDILSKLLSISTLFIFSLVALALIIRRYYVSSVTSNVNRRKLILCLVIILGSSIATSVYWANSSGKIGYMITVPIWFLGTFGLWFALPQARTPKIWGVPLVPWLPSASIGINIFLLGSIDRASFERFALWTGVILVYYFLFGLHASYDTAKEFEKNRSEDGTQLKKVEEGNVSSVVKDSESSSAKGSAVTGS, from the exons ATGGGAGTTGAAGCAGTAGAGGAGGGATCATCAGGGGTAATAAGGAGAAGAGGATGTTCGTGCTCGAAAGACGATTTTCTCCCTGAGGAATCGTTCCAGAGCTGGGGCAATTATGTAAAAGCGCTAAAAGAGACTCCGTACCGATTGACGGATCGGATCCTGACCCGATCCATGGATAGTACAGAGCTGGTGGAGATGAAAGCTCGGAGTCAGCACGAGATGAAGAAAACACTGAATTGGTGGGACCTGATGTGGTTCGGGATGGGTGCCGTGATCGGTGCCGGAATATTCGTTCTGACCGGCCTtgaggccaaggaggatgctggtCCCGCCGTGCTCTTATCCTACGTCGTTTCGGGTGTCTCCGCCCTACTTTCTGTTTTCTGTTACACAGAGTTCGCTGTGGAGATACCAGTAGCAG GTGGCTCATTTGCCTACCTAAGAGTCGAGCTAGGGGACTTCGTGGCCTTCATAGCCGCAGGCAACATCCTCCTCGAGTACATAATAGGCAACGCCGCTGTGGCCCGATCATGGACATCATACTTCGCCACTCTATGCAACTACGAAGCTAATGACTTCCGCATCAAAGCTCACGGCCTCACCGAAGAATACAGCCACCTCGACCCCATCGCCGTCGGAGTACTCGCCATCGTTTGCGTCATTGCTGTACTCAGCACCAAGGCCTCTTCTCGACTAAACTACGTCGCTTCGATAGTTCACATCATAGTCATCCTCTTCATCATCATCGCTGGCCTCGCCAACGCCAACACTGCTAACTACACCCCATTCGCACCTTACAGACCGCGCGGCATTTTCAAAGCCTCCGCAGTGCTCTTCTTTGCTTACGTTGGATTCGATGCCGTTTCCACCATGGCCGAGGAGACCAAAAACCCAGGTCGTGACATCCCCATCGGGCTAGTCGGGTCGATGGTTGTCACCACTGTTTTGTACTGCTTGTTAGCGATGACGTTGTGTCTCATGCAACCGTACACACAGATTGATAAGGATGCACCCTTTTCGGTGGCGTTTGAGGCTGTGGGAATGGGTTGGGCTAAGTATGTGGTCGCAGCTGGAGCCTTAAAGGGAATGACTAGTGTTCTGTTAGTTGGGGCAGTTGGCCAAGCTCGTTACTTGACACACATTGCTAGGACCCATATGATGCCACCATGGCTGGCCCAAGTCAACGAGCGGACCGGGACACCAGTCAATGCCACAATTGTCATGTTGGCTGCTACCGCTGTCTTTGCCCTTTTCTCTGACCTTGATATCCTCTCCAAGCTTCTCTCAATCTCCACGCTTTTCATTTTCAGTCTTGTGGCCTTGGCTCTCATCATAAGACGGTACTACGTGAGTAGTGTCACTAGCAATGTCAACAGACGGAAGCTTATTCTTTGCCTAGTCATCATTTTGGGGTCTTCAATAGCGACATCTGTGTATTGGGCCAATAGCAGTGGTAAGATTGGGTATATGATTACAGTACCCATTtggtttttgggtacttttgGCCTTTGGTTTGCACTCCCTCAGGCTCGGACCCCCAAAATCTGGGGTGTCCCATTGGTTCCTTGGTTGCCCTCAGCTTCTATAGGCATAAATATTTTCCTTCTTGGGTCTATCGATAGAGCTTCCTTTGAGAGATTTGCATTGTGGACTGGAGTTATTTTGGTCTACTACTTCTTGTTTGGATTGCATGCTTCGTATGATACTGCCAAGGAGTTTGAGAAAAATAGATCAGAAGATGGGACCCAATTGAAAAAAGTTGAAGAAGGTAATGTGTCTTCAGTAGTTAAGGATTCTGAGTCTAGTAGTGCCAAGGGTTCTGCTGTTACTGGAAGTTAA